A genomic window from Cyprinus carpio isolate SPL01 chromosome B9, ASM1834038v1, whole genome shotgun sequence includes:
- the LOC109058297 gene encoding LOW QUALITY PROTEIN: ankyrin and armadillo repeat-containing protein-like (The sequence of the model RefSeq protein was modified relative to this genomic sequence to represent the inferred CDS: inserted 2 bases in 1 codon), with the protein MAMPTDQSSEKAVRAALTAQSLLQKYDRKDLQEVLSLTSCNWLFSAEEHNLPVDVPAGIIRQMRNILAPNIIVLAPFDSGLPLDYRTVHQIVRELTLGIYGFNQLPVVSLVPNYDQSSTCQLPPAYNDTKVGQILINIDYTMKALWHGSYIPREKRMRFSELWRSIMAVDSDGVPQTKKDVLTEFLSAGLTDISDDPCYRDIYKEYMDVDPTYEPNSTEEENLFSQYSENILIKLSAYLTSVRQHQNLFVFEASHSLSDVVRLTEDNIDLATYQRLQKRLSDHVSLVRKHLERNAEVSRDLVYLKLITFLVPLLISLRKKMLIPNFSQMLPPLSDDKLKTEREVPPHLLGPDFACKHFPQKQNQYFHLHGGIEFDVGTPPLDDITEEMKVAFRTLQTQAANYLYELLRQDSTYKTQFPIPLSEIEGKSYNVICIELESLYPQHNMIQWWGALNTSIKILKGKRLPLTDIELHEQFKKTFGYTKAIKCKTVAFGLKAAAERGMCAAFHSLSRRNPTSHLHVLDEQGLSLLHHAAANNQSHIILQLAAAGVNLNQIRSERFTNSGKSVVGGPFLEGAGLTPMHLAAQCGSLESLNCLLALRADYKLVDKRGWKAIHFAAFYDQVACIQALCRKDPALLEMKTTADYGSSPLLLSATSGSVEALDVLLSTGANWREEDSKGNNTVHLAALYFHTDVLRHLIQLNLDGLPVWKILVEMIQSQDDRRLEMALRCLEALCVNIESSCEDIMKAGGIPVLVGLLCSDRLVVQCMATAVLCHMSENRKVCEDLVHHGAVPVLIKLLSGHQPELHSRCAVILADLAGHSEQHQNLIAQLGGVASVVKLLTSDLQDVLVNAVRCIRTLCVKSPCNQTAVAHAGGVPHLVEFLSVNSEVLQEEACLALAELARGHQENQELICEAGAVSVLVQALRERKVPVKVKAATALESIASQNPAIQQCFLRQSAAKXILQLLKVFQLDVREQGATALWALAGQTLKQQKLMAQQMGYPVILDLLLSSSDKMQYVGCRAAIALSRDSRTHQDGFCREYGVLPLVRLLRGSRTTLKTLLSVIKALGCLCIGVALTTNKKSQKIIYREKAIPTLLELLKTHESLEVKVQVAKTLACVLLGNQKLQREFWEQEDFSYDIILELMGAENKSICLDAGHALSLFAYNNKAQQKAIRQTGRILMNTYEIFLSSDNETERAKAAFQIVVLARVISGSDEVTLTARGVTVLVELLQSDQSTTVVITAQLLASLVHTRAGITNAIVTMGAVEHLSAHLDSEDEEVRTACASALGYLTSNRYAHRQLLAKCRKSPHIYDLLMENLAKDARISQFFTAEFERQRRIGFPSLSLEINGGPPVPHRDNKGLAKRVNDGCSRSAIGDRETTAPLPHHGRQRARTANPRVKMGQTSYNSAPKY; encoded by the exons ATGGCGATGCCAACAGATCAGAGCAGCGAGAAGGCAGTTCGTGCTGCATTAACCGCTCAGTCTTTACTTCAGAAATATGACCGCAAAGATCTGCAAGAAGTGCTCAGCCTGACCTCCTGTAACTGGCTGTTCAGTGCTGAGGAACACAACCTGCCGGTGGATGTACCCGCTGGCATCATCAGACAAATGAGGAACATATTAGCGCCCAACATCATTGTTCTGGCTCCCTTTGACTCCGGTTTGCCCCTGGATTACAGAACGGTCCACCAGATTGTGAGGGAGCTGACTCTGGGAATATATGGTTTTAACCAACTCCCCGTCGTCAGTCTGGTACCCAACTATGACCAGAGCTCCACGTGCCAGCTACCACCAGCATATAACGACACAAAAGTCGGCCAGATACTAATAAACATAGATTATACCATGAAGGCTCTCTGGCACGGGAGTTACATTCCTAGAGAAAAACGAATGCGCTTCTCTGAGTTATGGAGGTCCATCATGGCCGTGGATTCAGATGGTGTTCCTCAAACGAAGAAAGATGTGCTTACAGAGTTCCTCAGTGCAG GTTTAACAGACATCTCAGATGATCCATGTTATCGGGACATTTATAAGGAGTACATGGATGTAGACCCAACTTATGAACCCAACAGCACAGAGGAGGAGAACCTCTTCTCACAATACTCTGAAAACATTCTGATCAAGCTGAGCGCCTACCTGACCTCTGTCCGCCAGCACCAAAATCTGTTCGTGTTTGAGGCGTCTCACAGCCTGTCTGATGTGGTCCGACTCACTGAGGACAACATTGATCTGGCCACCTACCAGAGGCTACAGAAGAGGCTGTCAGACCACGTTAGTCTGGTGAGGAAGCACCTCGAGAGGAACGCAGAAGTCTCCAGGGACCTCGTCTATCTGAAACTCATCACGTTCCTGGTGCCCCTGCTGATATCCTTGAGGAAAAAGATGCTGATTCCTAATTTTTCTCAAATGCTCCCACCTTTGTCAG ATGACAAGCTGAAAACAGAGCGAGAGGTTCCTCCACATCTCCTCGGACCAGACTTTGCCTGCAAGCACTTTCCACAGAAGCAGAATCAGTATTTTCACCTTCACGGAGGGATCGAATTCGACGTGGGGACTCCTCCTCTTGATGACATCACTGAGGAAATGAAG gtAGCTTTCAGAACACTTCAGACTCAAGCCGCCAATTACCTTTATGAGTTACTTCGTCAGGACTCCACTTATAAAACGCAGTTTCCAATTCCACTCAGTGAGATTGAAGGGAAAAG CTATAATGTCATCTGCATTGAGTTAGAGTCGCTTTATCCTCAACATAACATGATTCAGTGGTGGGGGGCTTTAAACACTTCCATCAAAATCCTCAAAGGGAAGAGACTGCCTTTGACAGACATTGAGCTACACGAGCAGTTCAAGAAAACATTTGGGTACACAAAAGCCATAAAGTGCAAG ACTGTAGCGTTTGGGCTGAAGGCAGCAGCAGAGAGAGGAATGTGTGCAGCGTTTCACTCACTGAGTCGCAGGAACCCGACGTCCCATCTGCACGTTCTTGATGAGCAGGGTCTCTCTCTGCTTCACCACGCTGCAGCCAACAACCAATCACACATCATCCTCCAGCTCGCTGCGGCAGGAGTCAACCTCAACCAGATACGCAGCGAGAGATTCACTAACTCAG GAAAATCAGTTGTTGGAGGTCCATTCCTAGAAGGAGCAG GGCTCACTCCAATGCACCTGGCTGCACAATGTGGCTCCCTTGAATCCCTAAACTGTCTTCTAGCACTGCGAGCAGACTACAAACTTGTGGACAAGAGGGGTTGGAAGGCTATTCATTTTGCAGCTTTTTACGACCAAGTGGCATGTATTCAAGCACTATGTAGGAAAGACCCTGCCTTATTGGAGATGAAGACCACTGCTGA ttatggCAGTTCACCGCTGTTATTGTCAGCGACCTCGGGTTCAGTGGAAGCTCTGGACGTCCTGTTGTCCACTGGGGCAAACTGGAGAGAGGAAGACAGCAAGGGCAATAACACTGTCCACCTGGCAGCACTTTACTTTCACACAGATGTCCTTAGGCACCTCATTCAGCTGAACTTGGATGGGCTTCCTGTGTGGAAGATTCTTGTCG aaatgatcCAGAGCCAGGACGACAGACGGCTGGAGATGGCCCTCAGGTGCCTTGAGGCTCTTTGTGTAAACATTGAGTCCTCCTGTGAGGATATAATGAAAGCAG GAGGTATTCCAGTGCTGGTGGGCCTCCTTTGTTCAGATAGACTGGTGGTGCAGTGTATGGCTACAGCTGTGCTGTGTCATATGTCAGAGAATAGGAAAGTCTGTGAAGATCTGGTGCATCATGGTGCCGTACCAGTGCTGATCAAGCTCCTCAGCGGCCACCAGCCGGAGCTGCACTCTCGCTGTGCTGTTATACTGGCCGATCTGGCAGGACACAGTGAACAGCACCAAAACCTCATTGCTCAGTTG GGTGGGGTGGCCTCGGTAGTCAAGctcctgacctctgacctccaagATGTGCTGGTAAATGCTGTCAGATGCATCCGTACACTATGCGTCAAAAGCCCGTGCAACCAAACCGCTGTTGCACATGCTGGAGGAGTTCCACATCTTGTTGAATTCCTGTCTGTGAACTCTG AAGTACTACAGGAAGAGGCCTGCTTGGCTCTTGCAGAGCTGGCTCGGGGTCACCAGGAGAACCAGGAGCTCATCTGTGAGGCAGGAGCGGTCAGTGTCCTGGTGCAAGCCCTGCGAGAGAGGAAGGTTCCTGTTAAGGTCAAGGCAGCCACAGCGCTTGAATCCATAGCCAGTCAAAATCCTGCCATCCAACAGTGCTTCCTTAGGCAATCGGCTGCCAA gattttacaacttttaaag GTGTTTCAGCTGGATGTGCGGGAACAGGGTGCAACAGCTCTATGGGCCCTGGCAGGACAAACTCTGAAGCAACAGAAGCTCATGGCACAGCAGATGGGTTACCCGGTCATCCTTGACCTTCTTCTGTCCTCTTCAGACAAAATGCAATACGTGG GCTGCCGAGCGGCAATAGCGCTTAGCCGAGATAGTCGAACCCATCAGGATGGCTTTTGCAGGGAGTATGGGGTGCTGCCTTTGGTGCGTTTGCTTCGAGGGTCTCGAACAACACTGAAGACCCTGCTCAGTGTGATCAAAGCTCTGGGTTGTTTGTGCATTG GAGTGGCACTCACTACTAATAAAAAGAGTCAAAAGATTATTTACAGAGAAAAGGCCATTCCGACATTATTAGAGCTTTTAAAAACCCATGAATCTCTGGAGGTAAAG gTGCAAGTGGCTAAGACTCTTGCCTGCGTGCTGCTGGGGAACCAAAAACTCCAGAGGGAATTCTGGGAACAAGAGGACTTCTCTTACGATATCATTCTGGAGCTCATGGGGGCTGAAAACaaa AGCATTTGTCTGGATGCCGGACATGCATTGTCCCTGTTTGCTTACAACAACAAAGCCCAACAGAAGGCAATTCGACAAACAGGAAGAATTCTAATGAACACATACGAGATATTTTTGAGTTCTGACAATGAGACAGAAAGAGCAAAAGCTGCATTTCAG ATAGTTGTGTTAGCCAGAGTAATTAGTGGATCAGATGAAGTGACTCTGACTGCAAGGGGAGTCACTGTTCTTGTTGAATTACTGCAGTCTGACCAATCCACCACTGTGGTCATTACAG CACAACTACTTGCTAGCCTGGTTCACACAAGAGCAGGTATTACTAATGCGATCGTCACCATGGGTGCTGTAGAGCATCTCTCTGCTCATCTGGACTCAGAGGATGAAGAG GTTCGAACAGCTTGTGCAAGTGCTCTGGGTTACCTGACCTCCAATCGATATGCTCATCGACAGCTTCTGGCCAAATGTAGAAAATCCCCTCACATATATGACCTACTAATGGAGAATTTAGCTAAAGATGCCAGAATATCGCAATTCTTTACAGCAGAGTTCGAAAGACAGAGAAGAATAGGGTTTCCGTCTCTCAG TTTGGAGATAAATGGCGGCCCTCCTGTGCCTCATCGTGATAATAAAG GACTGGCAAAGAGAGTGAATGATGGGTGTAGCCGGTCAGCAATTGGTGACAGAGAAACAACAGCTCCTTTGCCACACCATGGAAGACAGAGGGCCAGAACCGCCAACCCTAGAGTCAAAATGGGACAGACGTCCTACAACAGTGCCCCAaaatattga